In Quercus robur chromosome 11, dhQueRobu3.1, whole genome shotgun sequence, the following proteins share a genomic window:
- the LOC126706717 gene encoding uncharacterized protein At4g06744-like isoform X2, giving the protein MGIVTFSASFLLSNFLLFLCLYNEVAFGNEVVEPNRETLEIIIGGGGGGYNPFPSPECPPPPPPEPICPPPPSPPPPPSPPPPPPPSPPPPPSPPPPPPLSPPPPPSPPPPPPPSPPPPSPPPLDLDFRLNAVYPVLQRFKAKTTDPKGCTKNWNGRGQKICRYKGIACATYPNEKRKAVAGIDFNGCGLSGKNSNPYSLDGFLEELKDITFFHANSNNFTGRIPAKISKLKYFYELDLSNNQLTGYFPYEVLAATKLTFLDLRFNTFHDKVPPQVFNLDVDVLFINNNYFYDTLPNNLGNTPALYLTVANNLFHGPIPQSIGNAKDTLLEVLFLGNRLSGCLPYEIGFLKKATVFDVSFNYLSGPIPLSFQCLSKIELLVLARNQFYGEVPEAVCKLPNLSNFSLSYNYFTQVGPICRKLIDRKILDVRMNCILGLPHQRSEEECAVFFSKYKYHACPNPLSLKKVPCATNNHYSGSLDASDNQPMAVAPSPRSYDTLIPHRL; this is encoded by the exons ATGGGCATCGTCACATTCTCTGCTTCCTTTTTGCTATCAAATTTCTTGCTATTTTTGTGCTTGTACAATGAAGTGGCTTTTGGTAATGAGGTTGTTGAGCCCAATAGGGAAACATTGGAAATTATCataggtggtggaggtggtggctATAATCCTTTTCCCAGTCCTGAAtgccctcctcctcctcctcctgaACCCATTTGCCCTCCACCACCTTCTCCACCGCCACCGCCATCGCCgcctccaccac ctcctccttcgccaccgccaccgccatcgccgcctccaccacctcctctttcgccaccgccaccgccatcgccgcctccaccacctcctccttCGCCACCGCCCCCATCGCCTCCACCTCTGGACCTTGACTTTCGATTAAATGCGGTCTACCCTGTACTTCAACGCTTCAAAGCCAAAACCACAGACCCAAAAGGCTGTACTAAAAATTGGAATGGCAGGGGACAAAAAATATGCCGTTACAAAGGCATCGCCTGTGCCACCTATCCAAACGAAAAGAGAAAAGCAGTTGCTGGAATAGACTTCAATGGGTGTGGGCTTTCTGGTAAGAATAGCAATCCATATTCACTCGATGGTTTCCTTGAAGAGTTAAAAGACATAACATTCTTCCACGCAAACTCCAACAATTTCACTGGTCGCATCCCAGCAAAGATATCCAAGCTTAAATACTTCTACGAGCTGGATCTCAGTAACAACCAATTGACCGGCTATTTCCCATATGAAGTTCTTGCTGCCACAAAGTTAACATTTTTGGACCTCCGGTTTAACACTTTCCATGACAAGGTTCCACCTCAAGTGTTCAACTTAGACGTGGACGTACTGTTCATCAACAACAACTATTTTTACGATACTCTTCCTAATAATCTTGGCAACACGCCAGCCCTTTATCTCACTGTCGCCAACAACTTGTTCCATGGGCCAATCCCACAAAGCATTGGCAATGCTAAAGACACTCTGCTTGAGGTGCTCTTCTTAGGCAACAGACTCAGTGGGTGCTTGCCATATGAAATTGGGTTTCTGAAAAAGGCCACAGTTTTCGATGTGAGCTTCAACTATCTATCGGGTCCAATACCACTCTCATTTCAGTGCTTGTCCAAAATAGAGCTGCTTGTCTTGGCTCGAAACCAGTTCTATGGGGAGGTTCCTGAGGCTGTTTGCAAGCTGCCTAATTTGTCAAACTTCTCCTTATCATACAACTACTTCACTCAGGTTGGTCCTATATGCAGGAAATTGATCGACAGAAAGATACTTGATGTAAGGATGAATTGCATTCTAGGCCTTCCTCATCAGAGATCAGAGGAAGAATGTGCTGTATTTTTCTCTAAGTACAAGTACCACGCTTGCCCCAATCCGCTTTCCTTGAAGAAAGTTCCATGTGCTACAAATAATCATTATTCAGGTTCACTCGATGCCTCTGATAATCAACCAATGGCTGTAGCTCCTTCACCAAGATCCTATGATACTCTTATACCGCATAGGTTGTGA
- the LOC126706717 gene encoding uncharacterized protein At4g06744-like isoform X4 has translation MGIVTFSASFLLSNFLLFLCLYNEVAFGNEVVEPNRETLEIIIGGGGGGYNPFPSPECPPPPPPEPICPPPPSPPPPPSPPPPPPPSPPPSPPPPPPPSPPPPSPPPLDLDFRLNAVYPVLQRFKAKTTDPKGCTKNWNGRGQKICRYKGIACATYPNEKRKAVAGIDFNGCGLSGKNSNPYSLDGFLEELKDITFFHANSNNFTGRIPAKISKLKYFYELDLSNNQLTGYFPYEVLAATKLTFLDLRFNTFHDKVPPQVFNLDVDVLFINNNYFYDTLPNNLGNTPALYLTVANNLFHGPIPQSIGNAKDTLLEVLFLGNRLSGCLPYEIGFLKKATVFDVSFNYLSGPIPLSFQCLSKIELLVLARNQFYGEVPEAVCKLPNLSNFSLSYNYFTQVGPICRKLIDRKILDVRMNCILGLPHQRSEEECAVFFSKYKYHACPNPLSLKKVPCATNNHYSGSLDASDNQPMAVAPSPRSYDTLIPHRL, from the exons ATGGGCATCGTCACATTCTCTGCTTCCTTTTTGCTATCAAATTTCTTGCTATTTTTGTGCTTGTACAATGAAGTGGCTTTTGGTAATGAGGTTGTTGAGCCCAATAGGGAAACATTGGAAATTATCataggtggtggaggtggtggctATAATCCTTTTCCCAGTCCTGAAtgccctcctcctcctcctcctgaACCCATTTGCCCTCCACCACCTTCTCCACCGCCACCGCCATCGCCgcctccaccacctcctcctt cgccaccgccatcgccgcctccaccacctcctccttCGCCACCGCCCCCATCGCCTCCACCTCTGGACCTTGACTTTCGATTAAATGCGGTCTACCCTGTACTTCAACGCTTCAAAGCCAAAACCACAGACCCAAAAGGCTGTACTAAAAATTGGAATGGCAGGGGACAAAAAATATGCCGTTACAAAGGCATCGCCTGTGCCACCTATCCAAACGAAAAGAGAAAAGCAGTTGCTGGAATAGACTTCAATGGGTGTGGGCTTTCTGGTAAGAATAGCAATCCATATTCACTCGATGGTTTCCTTGAAGAGTTAAAAGACATAACATTCTTCCACGCAAACTCCAACAATTTCACTGGTCGCATCCCAGCAAAGATATCCAAGCTTAAATACTTCTACGAGCTGGATCTCAGTAACAACCAATTGACCGGCTATTTCCCATATGAAGTTCTTGCTGCCACAAAGTTAACATTTTTGGACCTCCGGTTTAACACTTTCCATGACAAGGTTCCACCTCAAGTGTTCAACTTAGACGTGGACGTACTGTTCATCAACAACAACTATTTTTACGATACTCTTCCTAATAATCTTGGCAACACGCCAGCCCTTTATCTCACTGTCGCCAACAACTTGTTCCATGGGCCAATCCCACAAAGCATTGGCAATGCTAAAGACACTCTGCTTGAGGTGCTCTTCTTAGGCAACAGACTCAGTGGGTGCTTGCCATATGAAATTGGGTTTCTGAAAAAGGCCACAGTTTTCGATGTGAGCTTCAACTATCTATCGGGTCCAATACCACTCTCATTTCAGTGCTTGTCCAAAATAGAGCTGCTTGTCTTGGCTCGAAACCAGTTCTATGGGGAGGTTCCTGAGGCTGTTTGCAAGCTGCCTAATTTGTCAAACTTCTCCTTATCATACAACTACTTCACTCAGGTTGGTCCTATATGCAGGAAATTGATCGACAGAAAGATACTTGATGTAAGGATGAATTGCATTCTAGGCCTTCCTCATCAGAGATCAGAGGAAGAATGTGCTGTATTTTTCTCTAAGTACAAGTACCACGCTTGCCCCAATCCGCTTTCCTTGAAGAAAGTTCCATGTGCTACAAATAATCATTATTCAGGTTCACTCGATGCCTCTGATAATCAACCAATGGCTGTAGCTCCTTCACCAAGATCCTATGATACTCTTATACCGCATAGGTTGTGA
- the LOC126706717 gene encoding uncharacterized protein At4g06744-like isoform X1 — protein MGIVTFSASFLLSNFLLFLCLYNEVAFGNEVVEPNRETLEIIIGGGGGGYNPFPSPECPPPPPPEPICPPPPSPPPPPSPPPPPPPSPPPPPSPPPPPPPSPPPPPSPPPPPPLSPPPPPSPPPPPPPSPPPPSPPPLDLDFRLNAVYPVLQRFKAKTTDPKGCTKNWNGRGQKICRYKGIACATYPNEKRKAVAGIDFNGCGLSGKNSNPYSLDGFLEELKDITFFHANSNNFTGRIPAKISKLKYFYELDLSNNQLTGYFPYEVLAATKLTFLDLRFNTFHDKVPPQVFNLDVDVLFINNNYFYDTLPNNLGNTPALYLTVANNLFHGPIPQSIGNAKDTLLEVLFLGNRLSGCLPYEIGFLKKATVFDVSFNYLSGPIPLSFQCLSKIELLVLARNQFYGEVPEAVCKLPNLSNFSLSYNYFTQVGPICRKLIDRKILDVRMNCILGLPHQRSEEECAVFFSKYKYHACPNPLSLKKVPCATNNHYSGSLDASDNQPMAVAPSPRSYDTLIPHRL, from the coding sequence ATGGGCATCGTCACATTCTCTGCTTCCTTTTTGCTATCAAATTTCTTGCTATTTTTGTGCTTGTACAATGAAGTGGCTTTTGGTAATGAGGTTGTTGAGCCCAATAGGGAAACATTGGAAATTATCataggtggtggaggtggtggctATAATCCTTTTCCCAGTCCTGAAtgccctcctcctcctcctcctgaACCCATTTGCCCTCCACCACCTTCTCCACCGCCACCGCCATCGCCgcctccaccacctcctccttctccaccgccaccgccatcgccgcctccaccacctcctccttcgccaccgccaccgccatcgccgcctccaccacctcctctttcgccaccgccaccgccatcgccgcctccaccacctcctccttCGCCACCGCCCCCATCGCCTCCACCTCTGGACCTTGACTTTCGATTAAATGCGGTCTACCCTGTACTTCAACGCTTCAAAGCCAAAACCACAGACCCAAAAGGCTGTACTAAAAATTGGAATGGCAGGGGACAAAAAATATGCCGTTACAAAGGCATCGCCTGTGCCACCTATCCAAACGAAAAGAGAAAAGCAGTTGCTGGAATAGACTTCAATGGGTGTGGGCTTTCTGGTAAGAATAGCAATCCATATTCACTCGATGGTTTCCTTGAAGAGTTAAAAGACATAACATTCTTCCACGCAAACTCCAACAATTTCACTGGTCGCATCCCAGCAAAGATATCCAAGCTTAAATACTTCTACGAGCTGGATCTCAGTAACAACCAATTGACCGGCTATTTCCCATATGAAGTTCTTGCTGCCACAAAGTTAACATTTTTGGACCTCCGGTTTAACACTTTCCATGACAAGGTTCCACCTCAAGTGTTCAACTTAGACGTGGACGTACTGTTCATCAACAACAACTATTTTTACGATACTCTTCCTAATAATCTTGGCAACACGCCAGCCCTTTATCTCACTGTCGCCAACAACTTGTTCCATGGGCCAATCCCACAAAGCATTGGCAATGCTAAAGACACTCTGCTTGAGGTGCTCTTCTTAGGCAACAGACTCAGTGGGTGCTTGCCATATGAAATTGGGTTTCTGAAAAAGGCCACAGTTTTCGATGTGAGCTTCAACTATCTATCGGGTCCAATACCACTCTCATTTCAGTGCTTGTCCAAAATAGAGCTGCTTGTCTTGGCTCGAAACCAGTTCTATGGGGAGGTTCCTGAGGCTGTTTGCAAGCTGCCTAATTTGTCAAACTTCTCCTTATCATACAACTACTTCACTCAGGTTGGTCCTATATGCAGGAAATTGATCGACAGAAAGATACTTGATGTAAGGATGAATTGCATTCTAGGCCTTCCTCATCAGAGATCAGAGGAAGAATGTGCTGTATTTTTCTCTAAGTACAAGTACCACGCTTGCCCCAATCCGCTTTCCTTGAAGAAAGTTCCATGTGCTACAAATAATCATTATTCAGGTTCACTCGATGCCTCTGATAATCAACCAATGGCTGTAGCTCCTTCACCAAGATCCTATGATACTCTTATACCGCATAGGTTGTGA